CGCCGGGTCAAAGCCAGCAAAAACCCCATCCCGATCCCCACGGCGACCAGCGACGATCCACCGTAACTTAAGAAAGGCAATGTCATCCCCTTGGTCGGGATCAGGGCCAGATTCGACCCCATATGGACCAAGCTCTGGCACCCGAACATGGTCAGCAGACCACCCGTGCCCAGAATGACGAACATGTTATCCGAATCCATCACGCGGTTCAGCCCGCGCAAAATCACCCAGGCGAACAAGCCGATGATGATCAGCAACAGGACCAACCCCATTTCCTCACCCGCCACCGAAAACACGAAATCGGTATGGGCATCGGGAATGGCCAGTTTCACCGTGCCCTGCCCCGGGCCGGCACCAAACGCGCCACCCTCCTGAAACGCTTGACGCGCCAGATCGATCTGGTACGTGTCACCCGTTTCGGGGTTAAGGAAGCGATCAATACGGCTGCGCACGTGGTGCAGGCCGAAATAAGCCCCCACACCGCCGAGTGCCGCCACACCGCCCAGCCCAACGACCAAACGCAACGGCAGACCAGCCAGAAACACCTGCCCCACAATAATCGCGGTGACCAGCATCGACATCCCGAAATCGGGCTGCAGGATCAGCAGTGAAATCAGCAACGCATACAGCCCCGCCGCCAGACGGTCCCCCGGGAATCCCGGCTGATCCTTCTGCCGCGCCATGAACCAGGCGATGACAACGGCGAAGGCAGGCTTGGCAAATTCACTGGGCTGGATGGATCCGAATGGCAAGTGAATCCAGCGCTGCGCGCCCTTCACCTCCGCCCCGGCGACCAGAACGAACGCCATACACAAAATGCTGCCCGCCAGAATAACACTGGCAATACGCCAGATGGTCCGGTGCGAACACATCGACAGCCCGATCATCGCCAGAAGTGATGGCACCAAAAACACCATATGGCGTTTGAAGAAATAATATTGGTCCAACCCCAGCCGTTCCGCCACCGGCGGCGATCCGG
The window above is part of the Micavibrio aeruginosavorus ARL-13 genome. Proteins encoded here:
- a CDS encoding FtsW/RodA/SpoVE family cell cycle protein, whose protein sequence is MIGLSTNHARTGRMFSRTDQSIVGQWWWTVDRVLLSIMLALAGIGIVMVVTGSPPVAERLGLDQYYFFKRHMVFLVPSLLAMIGLSMCSHRTIWRIASVILAGSILCMAFVLVAGAEVKGAQRWIHLPFGSIQPSEFAKPAFAVVIAWFMARQKDQPGFPGDRLAAGLYALLISLLILQPDFGMSMLVTAIIVGQVFLAGLPLRLVVGLGGVAALGGVGAYFGLHHVRSRIDRFLNPETGDTYQIDLARQAFQEGGAFGAGPGQGTVKLAIPDAHTDFVFSVAGEEMGLVLLLIIIGLFAWVILRGLNRVMDSDNMFVILGTGGLLTMFGCQSLVHMGSNLALIPTKGMTLPFLSYGGSSLVAVGIGMGFLLALTRRQGRSTIAKGGMAPKTQMNAS